From a region of the Mercurialis annua linkage group LG1-X, ddMerAnnu1.2, whole genome shotgun sequence genome:
- the LOC126654717 gene encoding E3 ubiquitin-protein ligase WAV3-like isoform X1, which yields MVDLKEMGSKWRKVKIALGLNMCLYVPPLNDPDNNPSRFSDAAVSHSPAAVSRGGSATPTSSSSGLRSSKSGPKSSKSTCAICLTNMKPGQGHAIFTAECSHSFHFHCITSNVKHGNQICPVCRAKWKEVPFQNPVSDTSHGRPRINAAGWPADDAWMTVLRRLPPARLDTNQHVSSFFHAQEPSTFDDDEASNQQHENGHADQSASDGASDSRSMGTVEVKTYPEVSAVSRSVSHDNFYVLIHLKAPVTSRRQNNNSQNSRAPVDLVTVLDVSGSMAGTKLALLKRAMSFVIQNLGPADRLSVIAFSSTARRLFPLRCMNEAGRQEALQAVNSLISNGGTNIAEGLRKGAKVIVDRKWKNPVVSIILLSDGQDTYTVISPSGRNPRADYKSLLPNSIHRNGGTGIKIPVHSFGFGADHDAASMHSISEISGGTFSFIEAEDVIQDAFAQCIGGLLSVVVQDVQVKVDGVHPSVQISYIKAGSYQTSVAGNGKIGYVDIGDLYAEEERDFLAIINVPVDRNCDQTLLLKVGCAYKDPITKEIVTLEGASQVKIERPELIRAQVVSMEVDRQRNRLHAAEVMAEARTAAENGELARAVSVLDICYKSLSETVSAQAGDRLCVALCAELKEMQERMANRQVYETSGRAYVLSGLSSHSWQRATARGDSTDSTSLVQAYQTPSMVDMVTRSQTMLLGNPSSHRKLRQALSFPAARPQPR from the exons atggTAGATCTGAAGGAAATGGGAAGCAAGTGGAGGAAAGTGAAAATTGCTCTTGGTTTAAACATGTGTCTCTATGTTCCTCCTCTAAATGATCCAGATAATAATCCTTCCAGATTCTCTGACGCCGCCGTTTCTCACTCTCCCGCCGCCGTGTCACGCGGTGGCTCCGCTACTCCTACCTCTTCTTCTTCTGGTCTCCGCTCTTCCAAATCTGGACCTAAATCCTCTAAG AGCACCTGTGCAATATGCCTGACCAACATGAAACCCGGGCAGGGCCATGCTATATTTACTGCGGAATGCTCTCACTCTTTCCACTTCCATTGCATTACCTCTAATGTGAAACACGGGAACCAGATTTGCCCAGTTTGCCGAGCAAAGTGGAAAGAAGTTCCTTTCCAAAACCCAGTATCTGATACCTCCCATGGAAGGCCAAGAATTAACGCAGCTGGCTGGCCAGCAGATGATGCATGGATGACTGTTCTAAGACGCCTACCTCCTGCTCGGCTGGACACAAACCAGCATGTCTCGTCATTTTTTCATGCCCAAGAACCCTCCACCTTTGATGATGATGAGGCCTCAAATCAGCAGCATGAGAATGGGCATGCAGACCAATCTGCCAGTGATGGTGCAAGTGATAGCCGTTCCATGGGTACTGTAGAGGTCAAAACATATCCTGAAGTTTCAGCTGTTTCAAGATCAGTCTCTCATGATAATTTCTATGTGCTAATACATCTTAAAGCCCCTGTTACGAGTAGAAGGCAAAATAATAATTCTCAAAATTCTCGCGCTCCAGTTGACCTTGTTACAGTACTTGATGTTAGCGGTAGCATGGCAGGTACAAAGCTAGCTTTGCTAAAACGAGCTATGAGTTTCGTAATACAGAACCTTGGCCCCGCCGACCGGCTTTCTGTCATTGCCTTCTCATCAACAGCACGCCGCCTTTTTCCTCTTCGTTGCATGAATGAGGCTGGACGGCAGGAGGCTTTACAGGCTGTTAATTCTTTGATCTCTAATGGCGGAACAAACATTGCTGAAGGCCTGAGGAAAGGCGCTAAGGTGATAGTAGATCGAAAATGGAAGAATCCAGTTGTCAGTATAATACTATTATCTGATGGACAGGACACATATACTGTGATTAGTCCTAGTGGAAGGAATCCTAGAGCAGATTACAAGTCTCTTCTTCCAAATTCTATTCATCGAAACGGTGGCACCGGAATAAAGATTCCTGTGCATTCATTTGGGTTTGGTGCGGACCACGATGCTGCCTCAATGCATTCAATTTCGGAGATATCTGGGGGCACATTTTCATTTATAGAAGCTGAGGATGTGATTCAAGATGCATTTGCTCAGTGCATTGGAGGCCTCTTGAGTGTGGTAGTGCAGGATGTACAGGTTAAAGTTGATGGCGTTCACCCTAGTGTGCAAATTTCTTACATAAAAGCAGGTAGTTATCAAACCAGTGTTGCGGGCAATGGTAAAATCGGTTATGTTGATATTGGAGACCTATATGCTGAAGAAGAAAGAGACTTTTTGGCAATAATTAATGTTCCGGTTGATAGGAACTGCGATCAGACTTTGCTGCTGAAGGTTGGATGTGCCTATAAAGATccaattacaaaagaaattgtGACTTTGGAAGGAGCGAGTCAAGTGAAGATCGAGAGGCCAGAGTTGATTAGAGCTCAAGTAGTGTCGATGGAAGTGGATAGGCAGCGAAATAGACTTCATGCTGCAGAGGTCATGGCTGAGGCTAGAACTGCTGCTGAAAATGGTGAGTTAGCTCGTGCAGTCTCCGTCCTAGACATCTGTTACAAGTCATTGTCGGAAACTGTGTCCGCACAAGCTGGTGACCGATTGTGTGTTGCACTATGTGCTGAACTAAAGGAGATGCAAGAAAGGATGGCGAACCGTCAAGTATACGAGACATCCGGACGGGCTTATGTCTTATCGGGTTTGAGCTCACACTCGTGGCAGCGAGCAACTGCTCGAGGTGATTCAACAGACAGTACCAGCCTCGTTCAAGCTTACCAAACCCCATCCATGGTTGACATGGTAACACGGTCACAGACTATGTTGTTAGGAAATCCGTCGTCTCATCGGAAACTCAGGCAAGCGCTGTCATTTCCAGCTGCCAGGCCGCAGCCAAGGTAG
- the LOC126654717 gene encoding E3 ubiquitin-protein ligase WAV3-like isoform X2: MLRNPINFPPFDDLNSTCAICLTNMKPGQGHAIFTAECSHSFHFHCITSNVKHGNQICPVCRAKWKEVPFQNPVSDTSHGRPRINAAGWPADDAWMTVLRRLPPARLDTNQHVSSFFHAQEPSTFDDDEASNQQHENGHADQSASDGASDSRSMGTVEVKTYPEVSAVSRSVSHDNFYVLIHLKAPVTSRRQNNNSQNSRAPVDLVTVLDVSGSMAGTKLALLKRAMSFVIQNLGPADRLSVIAFSSTARRLFPLRCMNEAGRQEALQAVNSLISNGGTNIAEGLRKGAKVIVDRKWKNPVVSIILLSDGQDTYTVISPSGRNPRADYKSLLPNSIHRNGGTGIKIPVHSFGFGADHDAASMHSISEISGGTFSFIEAEDVIQDAFAQCIGGLLSVVVQDVQVKVDGVHPSVQISYIKAGSYQTSVAGNGKIGYVDIGDLYAEEERDFLAIINVPVDRNCDQTLLLKVGCAYKDPITKEIVTLEGASQVKIERPELIRAQVVSMEVDRQRNRLHAAEVMAEARTAAENGELARAVSVLDICYKSLSETVSAQAGDRLCVALCAELKEMQERMANRQVYETSGRAYVLSGLSSHSWQRATARGDSTDSTSLVQAYQTPSMVDMVTRSQTMLLGNPSSHRKLRQALSFPAARPQPR, translated from the exons atgttGAGAAACCCCATTAATTTCCCTCCTTTTGATGATCTTAAT AGCACCTGTGCAATATGCCTGACCAACATGAAACCCGGGCAGGGCCATGCTATATTTACTGCGGAATGCTCTCACTCTTTCCACTTCCATTGCATTACCTCTAATGTGAAACACGGGAACCAGATTTGCCCAGTTTGCCGAGCAAAGTGGAAAGAAGTTCCTTTCCAAAACCCAGTATCTGATACCTCCCATGGAAGGCCAAGAATTAACGCAGCTGGCTGGCCAGCAGATGATGCATGGATGACTGTTCTAAGACGCCTACCTCCTGCTCGGCTGGACACAAACCAGCATGTCTCGTCATTTTTTCATGCCCAAGAACCCTCCACCTTTGATGATGATGAGGCCTCAAATCAGCAGCATGAGAATGGGCATGCAGACCAATCTGCCAGTGATGGTGCAAGTGATAGCCGTTCCATGGGTACTGTAGAGGTCAAAACATATCCTGAAGTTTCAGCTGTTTCAAGATCAGTCTCTCATGATAATTTCTATGTGCTAATACATCTTAAAGCCCCTGTTACGAGTAGAAGGCAAAATAATAATTCTCAAAATTCTCGCGCTCCAGTTGACCTTGTTACAGTACTTGATGTTAGCGGTAGCATGGCAGGTACAAAGCTAGCTTTGCTAAAACGAGCTATGAGTTTCGTAATACAGAACCTTGGCCCCGCCGACCGGCTTTCTGTCATTGCCTTCTCATCAACAGCACGCCGCCTTTTTCCTCTTCGTTGCATGAATGAGGCTGGACGGCAGGAGGCTTTACAGGCTGTTAATTCTTTGATCTCTAATGGCGGAACAAACATTGCTGAAGGCCTGAGGAAAGGCGCTAAGGTGATAGTAGATCGAAAATGGAAGAATCCAGTTGTCAGTATAATACTATTATCTGATGGACAGGACACATATACTGTGATTAGTCCTAGTGGAAGGAATCCTAGAGCAGATTACAAGTCTCTTCTTCCAAATTCTATTCATCGAAACGGTGGCACCGGAATAAAGATTCCTGTGCATTCATTTGGGTTTGGTGCGGACCACGATGCTGCCTCAATGCATTCAATTTCGGAGATATCTGGGGGCACATTTTCATTTATAGAAGCTGAGGATGTGATTCAAGATGCATTTGCTCAGTGCATTGGAGGCCTCTTGAGTGTGGTAGTGCAGGATGTACAGGTTAAAGTTGATGGCGTTCACCCTAGTGTGCAAATTTCTTACATAAAAGCAGGTAGTTATCAAACCAGTGTTGCGGGCAATGGTAAAATCGGTTATGTTGATATTGGAGACCTATATGCTGAAGAAGAAAGAGACTTTTTGGCAATAATTAATGTTCCGGTTGATAGGAACTGCGATCAGACTTTGCTGCTGAAGGTTGGATGTGCCTATAAAGATccaattacaaaagaaattgtGACTTTGGAAGGAGCGAGTCAAGTGAAGATCGAGAGGCCAGAGTTGATTAGAGCTCAAGTAGTGTCGATGGAAGTGGATAGGCAGCGAAATAGACTTCATGCTGCAGAGGTCATGGCTGAGGCTAGAACTGCTGCTGAAAATGGTGAGTTAGCTCGTGCAGTCTCCGTCCTAGACATCTGTTACAAGTCATTGTCGGAAACTGTGTCCGCACAAGCTGGTGACCGATTGTGTGTTGCACTATGTGCTGAACTAAAGGAGATGCAAGAAAGGATGGCGAACCGTCAAGTATACGAGACATCCGGACGGGCTTATGTCTTATCGGGTTTGAGCTCACACTCGTGGCAGCGAGCAACTGCTCGAGGTGATTCAACAGACAGTACCAGCCTCGTTCAAGCTTACCAAACCCCATCCATGGTTGACATGGTAACACGGTCACAGACTATGTTGTTAGGAAATCCGTCGTCTCATCGGAAACTCAGGCAAGCGCTGTCATTTCCAGCTGCCAGGCCGCAGCCAAGGTAG